CTGGCCTTCGGGTCGATCGACCGCATTTCGCGGCAGGCCGCGACTCCGCTCCCGTCCCCAAGGCGGACGTCCATCAAGACGACGTCTGGCCGGGTTCGGCGAAACTCTTCAATTGCCGTCTTCTCGCTGTGCGCCTCGCCCACGATGTGAAGATCGTCCCTTCGCCCGAGCGCAGACCGCAGGCCCATCAGCACGAGCTTATGGTCGTCGACAAGAAGCAGCCGTATCGGGCGGGCGCCTGTCATGATGCCGAGGCCTCCGTGCACGGAACCCTGAGAAACACCCGGCAGCCCCCCGATGGTTTGGCGAGCAGCTCGACTTTGCTGCCGAGTTCCTCCGCCCGCACGGCCATATTGCGGAGGCCGTGACCACGATGGTCGTGCGATTCGGTATGGAACCCCGTCCCGTCGTCATCCACCGTCAGATGGATCTCCCCATCGCCTTCGGAAAGAGACACCAGACACCGACGCCCGCCGGAGTGGCGGACGGCGTTGCTGATCGCTTCCCTGGCGATATGGATCAGATGTTGGACCTGGGAGGGCGAGAGCCGCTCGTCCAGGTTCGGCGTACAGGCCACCTCGATCGAGCATCGCCGGCCTTGGGAGAACTCCTCGGCCAAACGGCGAAGTTGTCCTGCGATCGGTCCTCCGACTCCGGCGAGACGCCCGGCCGGCTCGATATACCCGCGCACTTCGTGAATCACTTGCTTGAGGTGCTGGATTTGGCGCGCGAGTATCTTTCCCGCTTCGCCCCGGCGCGCCTTCATCAGCTCCCGACACTCGCTCAGCCCGAGGCCGATCGAGAACAAGGACTGGATGGTGCTGTCATGAAGATCCCGCGAGAGCTGTTCCCTCTTTCTTACCAACCGCACCAGACGGCGTTGCATGGCACGAAGGGTTTCCTCGGTTTCCTTGCGATTCGTCACGTCAACAAAGACGCCGACGAATCGGCCTGTCCGATCTCCGCTCTCATCACGGACAAACCGCCCAAACGGCGCCAGCCACCGGATGTGGGCGTTATCGGCGCGCCTGATACGATGTTCTTCCGTAAACAGGATGTCATCCCGCTCCGCTTGCCGGATCGCAGCCAACACGCGTTCCCGATCGTCTGGATGAATCCGCGATTCCCACAGATCATAATGGGCGGAGTGGTTCTGCGGATCATACCCGAGCATCAGGCAAGTCTCCTGATTCCAGACCGCAAGCCCGGTGGTCATATTGAAATCCCACATGCCCATGCCGGAGGCGGCAATCACGAGCCTCAGCCGTTCTTCACTCTGCCGCAACGCCTCTTCGACCATTTTGCGCGACGTCACATCCTGAACGGTTCCCATCATCCGGAGAGGCTGGCCTTGTTCGTCGCGTTCTTGCACTTTGCCGCGCGCATTGACCCATATCCGCTTCCCGGTCTTCGTCACGGCCCGGTATTCCACGTCATAGAACGCCGTGATGCCAGCCAGGTGATTGGTGAGAGCAGCCTCGACGAGGGGGCGGTCCTCCGGACAAATCGTTTGCTGCCAGGCGGACACGTGGTCCGGCAGTTCCGCCAGCCGATAGCCATGGATCGAGGCCCATCCTCGATCCATCACGACACCGCCGGTTTGGACGTTCCAATCCCAGAGCCCCTGCTTGGAATTCTCCAGGGACAGTTGCAGGCGGCGTTGGCTTTCACGAAGCGCGTGCTCCGCGTGCTTGCTCGCTGTAATGTCCTGAATTTGCGCGATAAAGAAGAACGGGCTCCCATCCCGATCGCGCACCAGCGACACGGACAACAGGACCCACACGAGGCGACCGGTTTGGTGGACATAGCGCTTTTCCATCTGATAAGTCCGGATCTCCCCTGAGAGCATCCGCGCCACCAAATCCAGATCGGCCTCCAGGTCGTCCGGATGGGTAATGTCTTGAAAGGTCAGTTGAAGCATTTCATGCCGGGAATAGCCCACCAAGTCGCACAAGGCTTGATTCACCTGAAGCCACCGGCCGTCCGGCGACACCAATGCCTTACCGATCGCGGCACATTCAAAGGCGTTGGTGAACATCTCCGTTCTCAGACGCAACGCTTCCTCGACCCCTTTCCGGTCCGTAATATCTTCCGAAATTCCAAGCAAAAATCTCGGCTCACCCGTTTCATCCAAGATCGGGACTTTCTTGGTGTGCAGAATGCGCTCGCCACGAAACCGGGTTTGAATGCGCTCCTCGGCGATGTCGCAGAGCTGCTTGTCCCGGAGCACAGCCCGATCATGAGCGACGAAATGTTCCGCCTGCCACTTCGGGAAGTGGTCGAAGTCGGTGGTGCCGATGAGCCGCTCGCGCGAATACCCGACAAGCTGTTCGCCCGCGCGATTAAGCAAGACGAAACGAAGGTCGTTCGCATCTTTGATAAAGATCATATCGGGGACATTGTCGATAATGGCCGAGAGCAGCGCTTCGCGCTCGGCCACGCGGCGACGCTCGCTGATATCGCGCATGGCGATGGAGAGCAGGGGTTCATCGGCCGCCCTCAGCAACCTGACGGTCGCCTCGACCGGGATCTCGCGCCCGTCTGCCCGTCGAAGCCAGATGTCCCGCCTCTCTCCGGAACCAAATGACTCACCCTCCGCCATCGCCTTGCAATCGGCGAGGAAGACATCACGTTGATCCTCCCGGACCAGTCTGTCGGCCGGCATCCCGACCAATTCGCGGAGGCCGGACCCGATCAACTGCTCGGTCTGCGCACTCGCGAACACGATACGCCCTTCTCGATCCACCACCACGATCGCATCCGGGGCGCACTCCAGAAGTCTTCTGAACTTCTCTTCCGACCGCTCCAACTCCTGGGTTCTGGACGTGACCAGTGCTTCCAGCCTGCGGGCCGCCGTGCTCCGTTCCTCGGCGACCTGCCCAAGGGCGGCCCGGTCCCGGATCGTTCGCCTGACGAGCCCAAGGCAGATCCCGACCAGGACGACCGTAAGAGAACGGTTGAAAAGAGCCTGGCTCTCCGAACCACCGGGAGAAAGCCACCACCCCACAAGGGTCAGGGCCATCGCCGTGAGCCCGATGGCCATCGCAAACCGCTGAGATCCGAGCCACACCGTCAGCAGGAGCGGAATGGGATACAACATGCTGACGGCGTAGCCGAGCGGCGTCAAACTGTCCCAGACAAAGATCCCGGCGACGGCCAGCGAGACCCCGGCCGCGCCGATCATATTCAAGGGCATCAACTTCACGAGCGTCCCGCCGAACAACGACCAACTATGCCGGACCTTTGCCAACCGCGATGAGTCTAAGTATCAATGGATAAAAAGGATTGATCTACAAGATTGCTGATTTTCGCCATAGGTCCAACCGGCTCCATCCGTCCGCTGTCAGTGTCCAGATGACAGGCCCCCCGTCGAGGCAATTGGCTCGCCGCTGCACCTTAGCCCACATTATTCATGACGGTTCGTGACGAAACCGCCAAGACGCCAGGCGTTGGACCCATTGCATGGAGAACAGCAATGGGTACCCCCACGCGGAGGCGCTGGCGGCTGAGGCGTACTTGAAACAGTACGTTGAGGCCGCGAGCGGCGAGCCTGCCCGCCAGCATGCCGCCAAGCCGCATGCTGGCTTGTCACAGCCGGGGCACCCGTTGCTCTTTGATCGCAACGGGTCGCACGGCGGTTGCAGTAGAAGCGGTCATGAATAATGTGGGTTAGGGCGAAGATACGAGGGATGCCGCAAGAGGTGGAACGAAGGAAAGACGAACGGCAAGACAGGCAAGCATGCTCATGCGCACAGGGCAGGCGCAAAGCATGGAGCTCAGAAATAAAGGCGATCTACGGACGATCAACCATAGAGACCTGCTTCCTATCGACTATCCAAAAACTTTTGCCCAGTTATGGAATGAACGCAGACCTCATAGGGAGCTCCGCAGTTCTCTTCCCGGCCCTCGCCGAACTCACAATCTGCAGGCCGTTCCAGCAGGATCGCCTGCCAGCGTCTCTCCCGCGATTGTGCTTAGCAACTGGTAGTGACCGAGCCCCAGTTCTTTCCCATAGGCCTTGCCCACCAGCACATCCTGCACATGTTGATGGTCCTGGGCGCGGAAGTATGACCGGCGTTCCTTGAGTCCGTCGAATTCATGTCCTTCCAGGGTCTTGATCACCGCAGCAGTCTCGATGGAACCGGCCCGGCGAACCGCCTCCAAGATTTGTGTGGCCGCCGCATAGCCGAGATAGCAGCGGGAGGTCGGGGTGTGGTTGTATTTGTCGATCACCGCTTGGATAAAGCGCCTGGACCCTTCCGTGTTGACCTTGGGATCCCAGACGAGCCCCCAAATGCCGGCGTTGTTCGCGTAGCCCAGCGGCCGTCCGATTTGCTCGCCTCCGATCATGCCGGCAATGCCGATCTTGTCCTTCGCGAATTCCAATTTTGCGCAGGTCTTGAGCGCATTCACCAGATCCCACCCATAGAGATTGAGAATCACCGTCTGGGGATTGGCGGTCTTGGCTTTGGTCAAGGCTTCGGTGAAGTCGGTGGCGCCGAACGGGGTCGTCACGGAGCCGAGCACCTCGCCCTTCTGTGCCCGGCAGGCCTCAGCCATGGCCTGCTCGGCGGACCTCCCATCCACCGTGTCCGCCGTCACCATGAACCAGCGGGGACCGTACTCCTTCACAATGTACGGCGCCACCGCCTTGGACAGCATGGTGGCGCTCGGCATGAAGACGAACATGTGCGAGTCGCACCGCTCCCCGGTCAAGGCCGGAAGGTGCGCGCCCGTGACCATGAACAGTTTGTGCTCCCGCTTGGCGACCTCGCTGACCGCGAGCGCGCAGTCCCCGTTGAAGGTGCCCATCAGGAAATCGACACGGTCCTCCTTGATGAGTTTCAGCGCCGCCTTCGCGGCCGTCTCCGGATTGGATGCGTCATCGGCCTCCACCATCGCCACAGGACGCCCCAGGAGACCGGCCTGTTTGTTGTAAAGATCCACCGCCACCGTGGCCCCATGCACGTCATGGACCGAAGACGTTTTGTATGGACTCGAGAGCGGATCGATGATCCCGATCTTGATGGGTTCGCCGGACACTTGGCCTGCCGGCTTGGCATGGGCCGGCGCCGCTCCCGCAGTTCCGCCATCTGCGCCTCCCGCCCACTGGGGGATGCCTCCAAGCAACACCGTTCCGCTCGCAGCCGCCGACCATTGCAAGAACCGCCGTCTGGATATCTGGCTCATGTCTCGTCTCCTTTGTGGAATCGTCCGAAGAATGCAAGAGTGGGGTGCAAGAGTCCCGCCAATGCCGCAACCCCGCCGAAAGGTTGCGAACGGTCCGAACAGAGCTGTGCCGGCTGTATCCCCTATCCTACTACGTGGCCCGTTGTAGTTCACACCGGTCCGACAGGTGGCGGACCGGAACGATCCATTTGAGCCAGCAGTACCGGGGCAGGCCAGAGGAATTAGGCTTTGGATTAGGCTTCGAGGAACTCGACTATCTGTAGCCGGATTTGGTCGCGAATGGTACGGAACGCTTCGAGGCGCTCCGCATGCGTGCCCTTGGCCGCGGCCGGATCTTCGAAGCTCCAGTGGTGGGTGTGAAGCGCCCCGTGGAACAGGGGGCAGGTTTGTTTGGCCCGATCGCAGACGGTGATGACGTGGTCGAATTGCTGGCCGAGGTACGCATCCAATTTTTTCGAGCGGTGGAAGGCAATATCGATCCCGGCTTCCTTCATAGCCTCCACAGCCAAGGGGTTCAGCCCGACAGGCTCGGTTCCCGCGCTAGCCGCCTCATACCGGTCCCCGGCGAGATGCCGAAGCCATCCCTCGGCCATCTGGCTGCGGGCGGAATTGCCGGTGCACAGGAACAAGACACGCGGCTTGCTCATCGGGATGCGACCACGGGGGTGGGGAACCAATGCCTCGTGCGATTGCAGAGGGCGCAGACGGACAGCATGACCGGCACTTCCACGAGCACGCCCACGACGGTTGCGAGCGCCGCCGGAGACCCGGGGCCGAACAGGGCAATGGCAGTCGCCACCGCCAGCTCGAAGAAATTGCTGGCGCCGATCAGCGCGCCCGGCGCAGCGACCGCATGCTCGACTCCCAACCGTTGCATCAAGCCGTAGGCCAGCGCGGAATTGAAATAGACCTGGATCAGGATCGGAACCGCGATCATCAGGACGTGGGCCCATTTACCCGTCAGGTTGTCGGCCTGAAACGCAAAGATCAGGACGAGCATGGCCAGCAGCGCCAGGATCGTCAACGGCGCCAGTCCTGGAAGCAGTCGGTCCTCGAACCAGGTGCGGCCGAACCGCCGCACCATCCACAGGCGCGCGCCGACCCCGATCGTGAGCGGAATGACGATGAAGGCGAGCACCGAATAGAGCAGGACGATGAAGGGCACGGAGAGCGAGGACGCGCCGCTGACCAGCCACCCGACAATCGGCGCGAACAGGACCAACATAATGAGATCGTTCACGGAAACCTGCACCAGGGTATAGGCGGGATCACCGTCGGTGAGATAGCTCCAGACAAAGACCATCGCCGTGCAGGGAGCCGCGGCGAGGATGATGCATCCCGCGATATATTGATCGGCGTCATTCGGCACGATCCAGGGCGAGAAGATCACGCGGAAAAAGAGCCAGGCGATCGCCGCCATCGAAAACGGCTTCACGATCCAGTTCACGAACAGGGTGACTAGGAGGCCGCGCGGTCGCCGGCCAACCTGCCCGATGGATCCGAAATCCACCTTCATCATCATCGGTATGATCATCACCCAGATCAGCAGGGCGATCGGCAGGTTGACCTGACTCCCTTCGCCCAACTCCATCCTGCGAAGCCATTCGATCATCTGAGGCGCGGTCCGTCCCAGCCAAACCCCCAAGGCCATGCAGAGCCCCACCCAGATCGTCAGGTACCGTTCGAATAGGTTCAGTCGTTTCTCAGCCGGCTGCGCCCTCAACGTCTCTGCAACCAGTTCCATCGTTCGCCTCGTTAGGCCACAGGTTGAGCCAGGTTGAGAGGCCGCAGCGGTTGCATCATGCCGACCGAGGTCAGGATCGCCCGCCGCAGGAGAAATGGAGGCAGGCTGCGGTACTCCACTCCTTCGGCAACCACCGTCGGACAGAGGACAGATTCCCCATACTGGGCTTCGCAGGAAGGACAATGGCGCCCCAGGATGCGCAGCTCAGGCAACAGCGCTTCCAGCGGCACACGGTTGAACAAGAGCCCCTGTATGGTACGGCCGATCTGTTGCGGAAGGACCGGTGTGGCGGACACGGAGATGCCGAGCGAAAACAGTTCGCGTCGAAGCTCCTCCATTACCAGGACGAGATTCGACCACGTCTCGCTCGCATAGGGGCAGGTCCTGCTCGACGACCCAGTCTGCTGCCACTCGATCCGCAACCGCTGCTGCTTTTTGAATTTCCACATACCCCCTCCGATTCTATCCATCAAGAAT
The DNA window shown above is from Nitrospira tepida and carries:
- a CDS encoding PAS domain S-box protein — translated: MPLNMIGAAGVSLAVAGIFVWDSLTPLGYAVSMLYPIPLLLTVWLGSQRFAMAIGLTAMALTLVGWWLSPGGSESQALFNRSLTVVLVGICLGLVRRTIRDRAALGQVAEERSTAARRLEALVTSRTQELERSEEKFRRLLECAPDAIVVVDREGRIVFASAQTEQLIGSGLRELVGMPADRLVREDQRDVFLADCKAMAEGESFGSGERRDIWLRRADGREIPVEATVRLLRAADEPLLSIAMRDISERRRVAEREALLSAIIDNVPDMIFIKDANDLRFVLLNRAGEQLVGYSRERLIGTTDFDHFPKWQAEHFVAHDRAVLRDKQLCDIAEERIQTRFRGERILHTKKVPILDETGEPRFLLGISEDITDRKGVEEALRLRTEMFTNAFECAAIGKALVSPDGRWLQVNQALCDLVGYSRHEMLQLTFQDITHPDDLEADLDLVARMLSGEIRTYQMEKRYVHQTGRLVWVLLSVSLVRDRDGSPFFFIAQIQDITASKHAEHALRESQRRLQLSLENSKQGLWDWNVQTGGVVMDRGWASIHGYRLAELPDHVSAWQQTICPEDRPLVEAALTNHLAGITAFYDVEYRAVTKTGKRIWVNARGKVQERDEQGQPLRMMGTVQDVTSRKMVEEALRQSEERLRLVIAASGMGMWDFNMTTGLAVWNQETCLMLGYDPQNHSAHYDLWESRIHPDDRERVLAAIRQAERDDILFTEEHRIRRADNAHIRWLAPFGRFVRDESGDRTGRFVGVFVDVTNRKETEETLRAMQRRLVRLVRKREQLSRDLHDSTIQSLFSIGLGLSECRELMKARRGEAGKILARQIQHLKQVIHEVRGYIEPAGRLAGVGGPIAGQLRRLAEEFSQGRRCSIEVACTPNLDERLSPSQVQHLIHIAREAISNAVRHSGGRRCLVSLSEGDGEIHLTVDDDGTGFHTESHDHRGHGLRNMAVRAEELGSKVELLAKPSGGCRVFLRVPCTEASAS
- a CDS encoding ABC transporter substrate-binding protein, with product MSQISRRRFLQWSAAASGTVLLGGIPQWAGGADGGTAGAAPAHAKPAGQVSGEPIKIGIIDPLSSPYKTSSVHDVHGATVAVDLYNKQAGLLGRPVAMVEADDASNPETAAKAALKLIKEDRVDFLMGTFNGDCALAVSEVAKREHKLFMVTGAHLPALTGERCDSHMFVFMPSATMLSKAVAPYIVKEYGPRWFMVTADTVDGRSAEQAMAEACRAQKGEVLGSVTTPFGATDFTEALTKAKTANPQTVILNLYGWDLVNALKTCAKLEFAKDKIGIAGMIGGEQIGRPLGYANNAGIWGLVWDPKVNTEGSRRFIQAVIDKYNHTPTSRCYLGYAAATQILEAVRRAGSIETAAVIKTLEGHEFDGLKERRSYFRAQDHQHVQDVLVGKAYGKELGLGHYQLLSTIAGETLAGDPAGTACRL
- a CDS encoding arsenate reductase ArsC, which gives rise to MSKPRVLFLCTGNSARSQMAEGWLRHLAGDRYEAASAGTEPVGLNPLAVEAMKEAGIDIAFHRSKKLDAYLGQQFDHVITVCDRAKQTCPLFHGALHTHHWSFEDPAAAKGTHAERLEAFRTIRDQIRLQIVEFLEA
- the arsB gene encoding ACR3 family arsenite efflux transporter, which gives rise to MELVAETLRAQPAEKRLNLFERYLTIWVGLCMALGVWLGRTAPQMIEWLRRMELGEGSQVNLPIALLIWVMIIPMMMKVDFGSIGQVGRRPRGLLVTLFVNWIVKPFSMAAIAWLFFRVIFSPWIVPNDADQYIAGCIILAAAPCTAMVFVWSYLTDGDPAYTLVQVSVNDLIMLVLFAPIVGWLVSGASSLSVPFIVLLYSVLAFIVIPLTIGVGARLWMVRRFGRTWFEDRLLPGLAPLTILALLAMLVLIFAFQADNLTGKWAHVLMIAVPILIQVYFNSALAYGLMQRLGVEHAVAAPGALIGASNFFELAVATAIALFGPGSPAALATVVGVLVEVPVMLSVCALCNRTRHWFPTPVVASR
- a CDS encoding DUF2703 domain-containing protein — encoded protein: MWKFKKQQRLRIEWQQTGSSSRTCPYASETWSNLVLVMEELRRELFSLGISVSATPVLPQQIGRTIQGLLFNRVPLEALLPELRILGRHCPSCEAQYGESVLCPTVVAEGVEYRSLPPFLLRRAILTSVGMMQPLRPLNLAQPVA